TCGCCCGTATAGCGCATCGACTGGATCATGTTGTACAGACCGACGGCAACCGGCCGCACGGACGTCTTATTCGCAAAAATGAGCGACATGAAATACTCGTTCCATATCGTGATAAAATTGAAAATGCTGACCGTAACGATTCCCGGCTGCGCGAGCGGCAGCATAATCTGCCAAAACGTCCGCATCGGCGAACAGCCGTCTATTGAAGCCGCCTCTTCAAACGTAAAACTCAAGTTCTTAAAGAACGCGAGCAAAAAGAAAATTGCGAACGGAACGTTCATCGCAACGTACAGGAAAATCAGCATCCACCGGTTGTTCGTAAGCCGCATCTGAGAAATCAGTCCGAAAAGCGGCATAATGATCATGATTACCGGAATACCCAGCGCCGCTGCAAACATGTTCTGGACCATCAGATTACCGCGGAATTTGAACCGCGACAGCACATAAGAAGCCGGCGCCGCGATCACGATAATTGCCGTACAGGACACCAGTGTGTACAGCAGCGAGTTCATAAAGAACACGGATACTTTCTGCGTTTTCCACGCTTTCGCATAATTCTCAAAATGGAAACCGCTTTCAAACTTGAACATATGATCGGAAAATATCTCCGACGAAGTGGAAAACGACGCGAAAAAAACCCACCCTATAAGCAGAAAAGTGAACAGAACCCATAAGCCGACCAAAACGTACCCGGGAGTCAGCGCCCATCGTCTGTGCCGTTCGGCGCGTTCGTTCGTTATTTTCATGGAAAATGCCATACGTTCCTCCTTTTGCTCACAGTTCTATATCGTCGTTTTTAACGATACGGTTTGTCGCAAAGAACACCGCAACGACGATCAGACACATAATCACGCCGATCGCCGCTCCCGCACCCGAATTGCGGGCCGTCGCCGCAGATGAAGAAGATCCGAAAACCAGTTCATACATGTAATTCATCGGTGCAACCGTATCGTTCGACAAATTGACCGGACTGAACAGTTGCCCCCAGACGAAGAACCCGACCGTATACACCGTCCACATTACGATGTTCGTACGCAGCACGCCGCGAAGAAACGGCAGCGTGATACTCGTAAACCGCTTGAAAATATTCGCACCTTCTATGAGCGCCGCCTCGTAATAGTCGTTCGGTATCTGTTCAATGCCGCTCATAAATATGAGCATATGGTAACCGACCATACCGAAACTGTACGCAACCAGCATACTCCAAAACAGATTGCCGGGACTCGTCCAAAGTGTCTGGCTCAAACCGGTCAGTCCCACCGCGTTAAAAAAAGTATGTAACAGACCGTAGTCCGAATTGTATACGTAATTGATCCACATCGTTCCCATTGCGACCGCACTGACGACGTTCGGCAAATAAATAACGCTGCGGAAAAAAGTTTTGCCTTTCACTCCGCTCGTCAAAATGACGGCGAACAAAAGACTCAAAAACATGACTCCCGCGCCGCCGAAAAACCAAATCCGGCCGATGTTTTTCATCGACTGCAGAAAAATGGGCGTAGTGAACAGTTTTATATAATTTCCGAAACCGTAAAACCGCCATTTCGAGACGGAATCGGACACGCTCTCCACGGCAAAAAAACTCATGATAAAAGTTCTGATAGTCGGATACAAAAAAACCAATACGTAGCACAATACGGCCGGAGTCAAAAAGGCAACGATCATCGGTTTATCTTTTCTCAGCATATCCACCTCCAAACAGGGTAAGCGGGTCGCCTCCGATACGGGGACGGCGACCCGTTCCGATTACATC
This sequence is a window from Treponema brennaborense DSM 12168. Protein-coding genes within it:
- a CDS encoding carbohydrate ABC transporter permease, with the translated sequence MLRKDKPMIVAFLTPAVLCYVLVFLYPTIRTFIMSFFAVESVSDSVSKWRFYGFGNYIKLFTTPIFLQSMKNIGRIWFFGGAGVMFLSLLFAVILTSGVKGKTFFRSVIYLPNVVSAVAMGTMWINYVYNSDYGLLHTFFNAVGLTGLSQTLWTSPGNLFWSMLVAYSFGMVGYHMLIFMSGIEQIPNDYYEAALIEGANIFKRFTSITLPFLRGVLRTNIVMWTVYTVGFFVWGQLFSPVNLSNDTVAPMNYMYELVFGSSSSAATARNSGAGAAIGVIMCLIVVAVFFATNRIVKNDDIEL
- a CDS encoding carbohydrate ABC transporter permease — encoded protein: MAFSMKITNERAERHRRWALTPGYVLVGLWVLFTFLLIGWVFFASFSTSSEIFSDHMFKFESGFHFENYAKAWKTQKVSVFFMNSLLYTLVSCTAIIVIAAPASYVLSRFKFRGNLMVQNMFAAALGIPVIMIIMPLFGLISQMRLTNNRWMLIFLYVAMNVPFAIFFLLAFFKNLSFTFEEAASIDGCSPMRTFWQIMLPLAQPGIVTVSIFNFITIWNEYFMSLIFANKTSVRPVAVGLYNMIQSMRYTGDWGGMFASVVIVFLPTFILYIFLSEKIIAGVTGGAIKG